Part of the Melopsittacus undulatus isolate bMelUnd1 chromosome Z, bMelUnd1.mat.Z, whole genome shotgun sequence genome is shown below.
TTTGCTAAGAACAAGTATTTCTTCATAGCCTTGCATAAAGAGCAATAATCACTTTGCAGGTGCCTTTTGCATGTCCTGTTTTGGTGATTATTTGGCTGATGCAAACAAGACGTGCACTTAACCTGCTTTGAGGGAAACAACGTCTCACACCAGCAGAGTGATTTCTTCATTCACAGCACgctcacagcagcaggaagagccCAGAGCACAGCAAGGAAGAGGCACGGGAGCACAGACCCTCTAGACAGCAGCCAGTGTCTGTGGAGCTGAGTGCcttgcttgcttttttcagCTGCTTACAAGGGTCAGCCCACACTGCATAACACATATGCAGTGAAGGTGGTAAAAGTGCCACAGAAGTGGCACTTGAAGAACCTACTGCTGTTTAAACAATCATTGGCCGGCAGGGACCCCTCCCTTGGACTTTCTGAATTCTTGTTGTGGTTTGGTAGTGTTTTACATGGTTGAATTGGGAGTCAGAGATGCTTGTGGACTGACCTAGTGAGACTGCAGTACCCTGCTGAAGTCACCCATGTGTTAACATACATTTGCAGATGCAACTAGCAGAGGGCAGAACATGAAGCCTCACCTTATGCAAGTTTTCCAACAGGAAACTGCCACAGTCCTTTCAAGAGTACATTTTCTGGCAAGAATAGCAAGTCCGACAGCATAAGTGAACACCGCATTTCAGCTAAGCATGCACTCCTACACATGCAGGGTTACATAGATCtggtattgatttttttatttctaccaACCGACACATTCACTCATTCATTTTTACAGAAAGTTCCAGACTGAACTTTTACCTATTACtaagaaaattttcttttaaactataGACTTAGTTTTATGCCTTTTCAAAATCTATTTCATGACCCTGATGTCTATTGAAGACATCATGTCATGAAATTTAGTCTTATCAGCACTAATACATTTTATTATGCAAGTCACCAAGCCAGTCTTTGTTAGTTGCCATGTGCTGCAGACAGGGGAGGTCACTGATGGGCATTCAGATGTTATAATCAAAATTAATTGCACCATTACCAGTCACTTACCCTGCCAGCACAAGCACATGTGTGGGTgagacagctgaaaaaaaaggtcaaTAATTTCCACGCACAACTAGGGATGCTCCCAGAATCCCAACGCTTTACAGCCCTTGTCTGATGAGGGATAAGCAGGCAATGTGCCCCTTCCTGTCCAGGTTGTGGCAGGAATCCCTTCAAGTAGGTCAGCCAGCTGCAGGGCATCTCAAATGATCTGCAGGAAACATCTTTAATATCACCTCCAGAGCAGAGAGCTAGCCAGAAGACAGcccactgcactgcagcagtgggTCCATGAGACATTACCACTCTAAGCCTGATCAAAACCCCTACAGTCAAGTACAGCCACACTCTGGCTATAAGCTAAACATGTTGACAGGACAACActaaggtggtgaggtactgtaatgggttgcccagggaggttgtgaatgctccatccctgacagtgttcaaggccaggttggatgaagccttgggtgatatggtttagtgtgaggtgtctctgcccatggcaggggggttggaactgtatgatcttaaggtcctttccaaccctaactattctatgattctatgaaatatgaaACCACTATATGAAATCAGATACTACACATACTCTCAAAATCAGCGAAGCCTCAGCATGAAGCAGGATGCTGGCCATGGGCAGCACTATATGCTTGACCTCATTTAACAAAAAATGTCTATGTGTGTGCCTACGTTTCAATAGGATTATTTTGCACTGTCAAGTCATCTAGTAACACAGAGTCCAGTCAGCTAACACACAATCATTACTTGTTTAGTCAATACATTATGTGCTTTTGGCAAAGACCTCAGGATAACATAATTAAGTcagacacagcagcacaaaaatgcagggtttattttcagatgtttcatAATACTAACATATGGACATCTTCACATGAGATGTCACTGTAGCATTTGCAAAGTTAAATTTTGAACAAAAGTCAGGGTGATAAATTCTGACAAAGTTACTAGGCTTTGAGATGAGAGACTCTCATTTTACTGTAGAGGATAGTTATGTGGAGATAACCATTCTGAGGTATTGCTTCATACTGGAAGTCTAAGAAAGCAACAAGCCAGCCACAGGCTCCCAGGTTTGCAGTGTGCTCCTCCAGATGCACTAGATCTCAATGAATAATGAAATTTAGAATTGCTACTTCAAAAAAATGCTCTAAGTTGAATCTTTTCTtgaagaaagaagacagaagtCCTCCTGCACAAGTTCTGATATTTTGAAAtatcattaatttttttataataacAGATCAAAAGTACAGTTAAGTATATTTATCTGCTCATATTAGTTCTTAATTACTCTAATCTCCTTACTCAGATCGATGCTTTATTGTGATGTGTAAGAATTCAAGGAATCCATATGTGCTATAGGACCAgatagaaaatataaaaaaaccctattttaaaaacataacacTAGAAATGCAAGGGAGTTGGAACAGTGTCAGGACGTTACTAATAAGGCTACATGAGAAAATACTGAAGTACAAAATACTGCAGTTTATTAATGTTTCAGTGAGATTGCTTAGTATAGGTCAATGCTGTTAGTCCCCTGATATCAAAATTATTATCAATTAAAATACGGCATATcctaatgctttaaaaaaatgcagtacaTTTCATTAATGCTTATAAAATCAAGAGCCAGAAATATGACCATTAAATAAATCCTATGACAAATTCtaatattttaaactaattaATCCAGTCATTCACTGTTTCTATGTTCCCGTTTACCTTGGATGCTCAAGGTACAAATGACACTTTGACAGACATCTGGCAATTTTTTTCAACATGAAGCAGTGTAATTAGAGATGAAGACACATTTTCCTATTAGCAGACTACTGTTTCACATAAAGCCAGGTACAGAAAGATTTCCATATTTCCTTTGGTTTGTGACAGTTTACTGACTTGTTTGGTTTCTGTGCTTCAACAGTTTTGATATAATTCTGTTAAATGACCTACAGAACTGTGGATTagaactttattttcattttatctaAATATAAATCCAAGATGTTTAAGAAAGCTAACTATAAGGTAGCACGAATTCCATAAAACTGCTGAATATCATCACACAGGATACATTTGctacacagaataaaaaaagagaatgtttgccattctttttttaatattaatggGAAGCTGTTGTTCTGTGACTTAGATACTAGGAAATGTAAATCCTGTCTCTCCTGAGTAGAAAGGACATGCTGTACCTCTGACCCAGCTCCTATATAGCAGGGCAGTATTTATCAGCAGAAGTGCCCcaaaattttatttagaaacCTATTATGTTGAATGCCTGTAGTTAGTTCATGTGTATCTttaacaaacaagcaagcaaataaaaaaaaaacaaaaccccactgcAGACAGTGTTAGTTACAATAGcgtgaaagaaaaggaaattaaagcaaGATTTACACAACTCACTTGAAGAATAATGATCACTGAATTTCACTATACAGAGTGTACagtgctatttttttaaattaaatttatgttactttttttttacaaatgtaTGTGGAAAAGTACATTTTTGACACTGCTTTAACAGGAAGGACTAGATTTGACAACTACATTTTATAAAGACATAAATAAATATGGCAAATGAGGATTATCCCTGACTGGTTTGACCTGAGGAACAATCCACAATTGTGAAGAAAAGTAAGtgtacagaggaaaaaattaaagccTAAAGATacaagcatcagaaaaaaaaacaatatgtTTCTGCAATAACAGGGATTAGATTGACTATCAGCATCTGGAAACAGCAAGAGAGTATCTTACACAGTAAAAAAGCCATCACAAATTATCTCTCTCCTTCAAAATAACAAAGCAGACAAAGACAAGCTCTTTTCAGACTTCTGTGTATATAGAATTTTAACATAGGAGATACAAATTGGTTAAGATACTGCTAATAGCACGAACAAGAAACAGTACTTCACTTATCACTTACTACAagtttctacagaaaaaaaatcaaacacccAGATTTTGCTGTATTCAAATCATATACACATCTGGCAGTCCAAAAGTTACTTGTCTTGGATTTAATTTAAGCACCTTCATTACACAGTGTCCTTTACTACAAAACAGCCAAACATACATTCATGACCCTAAAACTATCCTTATAATTagcatattttaaagcattatgtCAGACAGGTGCATCCAAAGTTTTATCTTTTAAGATACATGGTCTGCATTAGTTACAGTAAACAGTGCTTGCATTACTGTCCACACATAATGCAACAACTTGGTTTACAGgtcatttatttaaatgcttgaagttttacaaaatactttagggggaaaaattaaaaaaaaaaaagaaaaaagaggaaatttgCACTTCAGTTTCTCATTCTTGAAACTTGCTACTTCTTGAGATAACTATGCTCTCACTCCTCTGCCCTGCAAAGGAACTGCTGAGCTTCATTGATTTTATCCCCATCAGCCCAAGGCCTGAATGTACATCACTGTAATCACACGTCTACAGTGTGACTTCTGATGATCCTCAAGTTCTCCGCTTACAGCTGTTTAAGCCTCACAACACCCCTGTGAGGTAGGTACAGTAATATCCCCAATTTATAGAACCAAgacttttgtgtgtgtggcaAAATCATATGTTGTGTTCACTGACTGATCAGAGCAGCTTCTAACCCTGAACCCTTCAAGAAAACAGTGCTTATGTTCAGGTACTTCAGGGAGCTAGATGTCTGCACTGGCATGCTCCTTCAGGCCTGGTGTGGATAAGGTTAAAGCAAAGTGCTAGGCAGATTGCTGCTCTGCCACCTCAGGCAGGTTGTCTTGGAGTGTTTGTACAGGTGGCTGGACTGGCTGAACCGCTTGCCACACTTGAGGCAGGCATAAGGCTTTTCTCCTGTGTGCACACGGATGTGTTTCTTGCAGTCTGTCAAGGTCAAAAACGTCTTGCAGCAGATCTTGCATGCATACTTGCGTGCACCTTCTACAACCAAGACGTTATGCTCCGATAAAGCCTTCTTGCATTTTGAAAGGACATCTGCAGATGCCCGTGTCAGCTGTGGTGGACCAGGTTGCGATGGATGCCCGTTTTCAAAAGAAGTGGTCCCATTCATGATCAGctgggaactggatgagttaTCTTGCATCTGGGAGCTCCTGACGGAGGTCACTACAGGCATTTTGGGGGCTATGCGTCGGTAGCCAGGAAAGCTGTTAGCTCCACCTCTTACTGAGCCCATCATTGCCCTTGACAGGGAGTGCAAGCCTAAGCCTGACCGTGGAAAATCCATGCCAAACTGTTCTGCTGCACGGTACCCAGAAGTCTGTACACAGGGGAGACCCATCATATCCTGCATTGGTCTAACAAAATGAGAATCTGCGGGCTCACTAAATGGATTCTCGACATGAGAGACAGTGGCAGATGAATGGCCAACAGCAGGCCCTGACTCTGGACTCATTAGGTAAGAGGCATCACTGTCCATTCTGCAGTCACTGGTGGTATTTGGAATATTGTCATCGCTGTTTtgattggcactgaagccaCCACTTCtacttttatttagaaaatttGAGATACTGAAGGTAGACTTGTGTTCCAGGTTATTTGATACCTCCATGATATGGATGTCTCCCACCCTATCAGTAGTGGATTGTGGGTCAGAAAAGCTACGATCACTGCTCTCAGGACTCAGTTCTATCTTCTCCGCACTCACTACTCCTCCTTCCACTTCAACAGACTCGCTCCCCTCCGCTTGGGAAGTGACATCACTCACCTCATCTTGAGGCTCCGGGGAACTCAAGGGCTCAGACTTCACCACCACCCTCATGTGCTCTTTTTCATTCAGGCTGACCTCTGGATTCTCACATGGGAAGTTGTTCTTCTCAGAAGCAGCCTCCTGGTCAAAGCTGGTTTCCACTTGTGTTGCCTGGGATGCCATAGACATCTGTGAAATGTTTCCTCCACTGTTGTCAGACTGGCTGGGCACTTGGGCATCTTCCTGAGTACTGAAAGACTGATCAAACAAAATAGTATTATCCTCCTGGTTATCAGCAACAGCATCAGCCTTAGAGTTGTCCACAATCTTCAGTGAATCTGGTGAGAAGAAGTCTTCCCGTGAATGAACTACTGACTGCCTGCTTTCTGTAGTCACATCAGAAACAGACTCATCCATGGTAGGCCTAATGCGCTGCCTGGCCCGATCTTCAGAAGACTGTTTACGTTTGTGGAGACGACGGATAGGGAAAGTAGTGCGCTGTTCAATGTTACTTCTCATAGAGGAACTCATAGTATTTGATTGTTCCTCTGTGCTCTGAGTAGAATTTAAGGCAGAGCTCACAATGCTTAGTCCAAGCTGCTGCAGCATGAAAGACTTCTGCATGCGTGCATTTTGCTCTTGAACTCTATCATTTGGCGGAGACATTGGCAGTGTCCTGGTAGTAAGGTAGTGCTTGCATGCTTTAACAACAGAATTCAAATGTAAGTGAGAAGCTGCCAGCAAGACATCCATAACATTGCTCTCCCCAAGCATTAGTGTGGAAGTATACATCATGTCTATCAGAGCAGCAAAAGCTTCTGCTGTCACCACTTCACTGTCCAGCTGAATCATATTCATAGTCTGATCTCCTTCTGCTACAGTAAACAGAGCTCGGAAATGTGTGCTACATGCTGCCAAAACAGAGCGATGGGCTTTGAAATGCCTATTTCCCACCACAATGACACAGTCACAAAGCTGGCCATGAAGCCTCTGGTAGTTGAGCTGCTGAAAGATTTGCTCAAAATGTCCCGGAAAATCCATGATGCtgtaaaacagaacagaagaaactataatattaaaaatagttgAAGTCCTATTCAGACCTCAGTCAAACTGAGCTTAACAATGCAAGATGGCAGCTGAAACACAGATGAACAACAACTGATCTTAATTTACCACTGCCACATTGGTACTGCATCAAAGTTGGCAATCTTGCAGGGGCAGACCAGGAATAAGAATATACAGGTTCTGCCATGGAGCTGACCTAGAATAACAGCCACCTCAGTATCAGATATGTCATgggcagctctgctggaaaCTGCATAACACAGGTCATTTCACCTCCATTAGCTCCTGTCCAAACTAAAACACACTCTTCAGTGAAACATTTAATTCtggttcttaaaaaaaatctgagtaaCCTACTGCAGCCTTTGATAACCTCCTGCTGAAAAGTCTGAACTTTAATTCTCATCTCATTTAATCCAGCTTCACCTTCTGCAAATGATTTTCTGCATAGTTTCTCAGATACTGTGCAGAACTGACATTCAGGTATCTGCTTTCaacatagaaacacagaaaaaaagagttcaTGGAAAAGAAGAGAGACACTTCTGCACCAGGACAAGTGGTCAGCTCTTATCTCAAGCTGCCATCTTTAGCTATCAGACATGTAATATGGTTCTGTTATTTAGTATAGTTTATCAGCTGGGATGCACTGAAAGTCCTCTGTTTTTCctacaaaataaatgaaatggcAGTAGGATAGAAGAGTCTGACAACATTAAGAGACATCACCATGCTTGCTATTCCTTGCAACCCTTCTTGGTAAACAAGGAAGTTATAGAAAGCTTTTGACAAAATGATGGCCAACATGACAACTGGACAAACTCAGGggtgttttcttcttaaacttCCATTAACAGAACATAAGTCAAATCTTAGCAGACTCACATTAAGACTAAATAAGTGACTTCTGGTGATACTTTTTCTCATGGTGAGTCAACAAAATGTAAGATTTAGGAAACAGAAAGGTTGCACGTACAGggcatacacacacatttttgtgttcatatttatttttcaatagcAATACCACAGCTATCATGTGACATAAGATGATTGTAAATTAACTAAATAAAAAGTCACGCAGAAAGAATTATGCTTTCAAAATGGGATCAAATACGAGTGCACCTTTTTAGCAGTTCTGTCCTCAAATGCACACATTGTGAACAAAACTTACTTGCATTTGCATATATGCACAGTCTTAAGCTATGTGAGTAAACTGCATACAAAGCTTCCCATAGTCACATTTGACTCAAACTCTTTGCAGGTGTTTCACTTTACACATCGACTTTCTCAGAAGGTTGCTAAGCCGGGGCAGTGGCTGCTAGTATACATATTCATTCAGAGGAAAATGGGTCCAGCAATTATTGTTGATTGTTAATTACTTTGCAGTTTTGTTCACCTGGATGGACATAGGTTATTTACTTAGAAGGAtcagcagaaaaagcaaaatctcaGAGCAACTCCTGAGATCACAggcatggagcagcagcagcacttgtcCACAAAGACTCCCTCAGCCTGCAGAAGTACACAAACACCAGCAGCTCAAAGCTCTGTGCTCTCATTTACTGGAGGCAAAAGGCAGTAAGGAAGGCAGGACAGACCAGGGACTACCAGCTTCGAGACACACACTGCTGTAAGACTGTGCTAGTTAAGGGTCAGCAAGACAAGCAATGCGCTGAAGACCACTGGCGGATTTACACACTTAGGTGTATGTAAGCAGGTAGCTGTGGAATTAGCAGGATTTCCAGCAGCAACTTGGTTCCTACAAGGAAAGTACCTCTGCAATGCTCCTCAGCCTTGGATTATCACTACTAACATGTCAGGGGAAGGTGGAAAGGTTCTTGatcttcttttattaaaaatatcccTCTTTTGAACTCATTTGGAAGTTATTCTGCCAGCAGCATGAGATTAGGTTTCTCAGTCACACCATCCACCGGCAGAACTGAACTAGCACAAGCTATATAATACATGCTGGTCCCAATGGTCAGCAAGGGGACAAACCtagcccctcccccctttccTATTAGTCCCACAGCTATAAACCATGTTGGACTTAAATATCAGTATTCTCAGTCAAAACTTGCCAGTGTGTCCAATAGCTACAGAAAGAGTGGGCAGAGAACCATGCCCTGCAACAcctttttccttaaataacAAAGTTGTGTGTTGCCAGGAAAGGTGGCTACAGACAGCTGCCCTGCAGAAAAGACTTACAGATACTCTGTGGTTTTAAGGCTGCCTTGAGGCTACTATGGACACTAGTGTGTGGTGAACAGCTGCCATTTTCTGATTCCCAGGCTTATGAAACACATTAGGGGCAACCTGGACAAACAAAGGAACTTGCTCAAGTTTGCGGCTTTTGCGGTACTTGACTAACGTCACGCTATATAAAATTAATGGAATTGGTAGTATAGTAGGTGAAGAGATCTGAATTCGTGCCAGAAGAGGTGGCAAACTAACGTAAAACATAAAGACTAAAACCATTAGGTCACAAAAGATGTCACAGAATGGCCCCAGACTGCCTCAACTGTCAGGCTCTAGCTACTGCAAAAGTAGCTATTGTTCCCCATCTGAGAGGCAACTGGCATTCATCCACCTCCTCCGTCTGTAATGGGACACAACATATGTTTTGCAGGTCTTTGCTGGAAAAGGATTTCATGACATAGTCCACTGGACAAAGAACCTTTGCCCTCTCCAACAGATACAGGCTCACAAAGAACTTCAGTTTTACCTAAACACTGAAAAGCTGGAATTTCTGATGGCAAGTTATCTGCTGCCTTCAACTGTAATTGTTTCCTGAAtattttagaaagaagaaataaataaatgacacTTTATGTTTTCCAGCAATGGAGAGGGTCCAAGCTTACTAGTGGCATCAAAAATCCACTAACTTGGCAGCAATAAGGCTATGATGCCTGAAACAACACCATAACAGTATTTAATTAAGTACTGTGGTACAGTACTCCCTTATCACTATGAAGCTGTGCAATAAACCAGAAGAATTTGGGTttgatactttattttttaaataataggAATGCAGATAATACCtgagtttatttccttttaactACCAAAGCATATTTGACggtaaaaataacattttcaaactaaaaaacattaaacaggACAAACTTTGTAATTGCACAGTTTTTATTTCTACACATTTCCTCTGAGAGAAGTGTAAGacaagggaaagggaggaagtAACTGGAGAAAGGAGGAACGAAAGAGCAGACCCTGAAACTCACTGATCTCCAGCAGCCAGACAAAAGGGAGATCAGGGAGCCTGCTGTGACAAGAGACACAAGTCCTGGCAAGAAATGTCTGGAATATGGCAGAGGCCAGGGCTGCTTCCCAAGTACTGCTGCTAACACTGCTGTCTGCCTCTGCTGCCCAGCACACGTGGTTAAACTTATGCCCTCCTTTGCTCCAGCAAGCACCATGCACAATCATCTGTCAGGAAAGATCCCATCCAGCCAGCCATCTCTGCAAAGTTGAGAGGGGACTGCCAAATAATTGttcatttatcttcttttgCTCACCTCCAAGATGTGCCAGGTGTTATACCAGAGATAACAGTCTGTTCTTGATTTCATGGGACTAAAAGATCTGGGGGGAATTTTGAGAGGTGACTGGTTAGGCTGGTGGGTGCAACAGTTGCCAGAGTAACAAAGAAACTCTTGCTCCTTTTAGAGTACCATCACTAAGCATCAGTGTGCTCCTGGGGGCCTAGATGCTGGCTGaccttttttttcaccttgCTCCCCAGTCAAGACTGACAGCTCCAAGGAATAGTTGTGTGGCTATATGCAGGGCTCATCTACACAGCGTACAATGCTACAGCCTACTTGGCAGACGCCCTGGAAAACACCAGACACAGACCACACGAGGAGAGGCAAGGGatctcctttccttctgcaCTAGAACTGTTTTAACCCTAGTTTTAACTACAGTGACTTTTAGCACCACCACCTACAAGGACAGCTAAGACAGGAATACTTTGCTGTGCCCCATCTGCAACCAAGAATTAAATCATTCCACTTGCACcttcactgcagaaagcacagGCCCAGTACAGACTGCTCC
Proteins encoded:
- the ZBTB5 gene encoding zinc finger and BTB domain-containing protein 5 isoform X2, producing MDFPGHFEQIFQQLNYQRLHGQLCDCVIVVGNRHFKAHRSVLAACSTHFRALFTVAEGDQTMNMIQLDSEVVTAEAFAALIDMMYTSTLMLGESNVMDVLLAASHLHLNSVVKACKHYLTTRTLPMSPPNDRVQEQNARMQKSFMLQQLGLSIVSSALNSTQSTEEQSNTMSSSMRSNIEQRTTFPIRRLHKRKQSSEDRARQRIRPTMDESVSDVTTESRQSVVHSREDFFSPDSLKIVDNSKADAVADNQEDNTILFDQSFSTQEDAQVPSQSDNSGGNISQMSMASQATQVETSFDQEAASEKNNFPCENPEVSLNEKEHMRVVVKSEPLSSPEPQDEVSDVTSQAEGSESVEVEGGVVSAEKIELSPESSDRSFSDPQSTTDRVGDIHIMEVSNNLEHKSTFSISNFLNKSRSGGFSANQNSDDNIPNTTSDCRMDSDASYLMSPESGPAVGHSSATVSHVENPFSEPADSHFVRPMQDMMGLPCVQTSGYRAAEQFGMDFPRSGLGLHSLSRAMMGSVRGGANSFPGYRRIAPKMPVVTSVRSSQMQDNSSSSQLIMNGTTSFENGHPSQPGPPQLTRASADVLSKCKKALSEHNVLVVEGARKYACKICCKTFLTLTDCKKHIRVHTGEKPYACLKCGKRFSQSSHLYKHSKTTCLRWQSSNLPSTLL
- the ZBTB5 gene encoding zinc finger and BTB domain-containing protein 5 isoform X1, with translation METEAHAEAGLLAGPVDHGGPALEPYAPEGLHLVGETHAGAVKECEEKGAAEMQRCELTTVPTVFSPMLLEGKSIMDFPGHFEQIFQQLNYQRLHGQLCDCVIVVGNRHFKAHRSVLAACSTHFRALFTVAEGDQTMNMIQLDSEVVTAEAFAALIDMMYTSTLMLGESNVMDVLLAASHLHLNSVVKACKHYLTTRTLPMSPPNDRVQEQNARMQKSFMLQQLGLSIVSSALNSTQSTEEQSNTMSSSMRSNIEQRTTFPIRRLHKRKQSSEDRARQRIRPTMDESVSDVTTESRQSVVHSREDFFSPDSLKIVDNSKADAVADNQEDNTILFDQSFSTQEDAQVPSQSDNSGGNISQMSMASQATQVETSFDQEAASEKNNFPCENPEVSLNEKEHMRVVVKSEPLSSPEPQDEVSDVTSQAEGSESVEVEGGVVSAEKIELSPESSDRSFSDPQSTTDRVGDIHIMEVSNNLEHKSTFSISNFLNKSRSGGFSANQNSDDNIPNTTSDCRMDSDASYLMSPESGPAVGHSSATVSHVENPFSEPADSHFVRPMQDMMGLPCVQTSGYRAAEQFGMDFPRSGLGLHSLSRAMMGSVRGGANSFPGYRRIAPKMPVVTSVRSSQMQDNSSSSQLIMNGTTSFENGHPSQPGPPQLTRASADVLSKCKKALSEHNVLVVEGARKYACKICCKTFLTLTDCKKHIRVHTGEKPYACLKCGKRFSQSSHLYKHSKTTCLRWQSSNLPSTLL